The sequence TATAACCAGATTTTGAAAACTTGataaaccaaaaacaaaaaaaattggatTAGGTAAGCACTTGGCAAAATAACCACATATATTTGTGTCCAAAAATATACATGTTGGGGGGAGGTTTAGATgctttatttcatgtttaattAACATATCAAAACTGTTAATTTGCAATGAAAACCGGTGCAAATCGAATACAATAAACTGAAATGTTATCGAGTCAAAAGTACTCGAACATTTAAATGCAAAACACTTTGTATATCATATTCATACCAGGACTAGGCATTAATTAATTGTGCCACCACCCACACTTGGGAAATCCACATTGGACCAAACGTAATCAATCCCACTATATATAAATTATCAAAATCAATAGCTACGTACCAAatgcaaaaaaagaaaaaaaaaaatcgaaaatctGAAACATTTACGCTCGAGGGAACTAAggcacaaaaaatatatatatgttgcatGCATTCAGTATTAGTAAGCACGTGCTTTGATGATATCGAAGCTCATCTCACTTGGATCTGTTGCCTGCAACTCCACCTGAATCCCATCCAGTTCCCTCTTGAATCTGTCCTTGGAGCTCGCATACACCATCTTCATTCTGACTTTCGACGTCTCCGGCGACCTGGAATTAATATAATCGCCACACAAACAATACGTGATTTCAAGTTATATCTATCAGGACCATATCAGGATAGTATGAAAAATGACATtagtcaaataatttttttttcaaattaaacgACCTTGGAACATAAAGGAAATACAAAGAGACCCGTTTAATGCATACCAAGCGATGAAGTAGATCTTGCTCTTCTGGCAATTTTCAGGGGTGATGAAGTCGAAATCGAAGACAGCATAGCGGCACTCGTTGGCCGGGAGCAACGCGGTGAAATCGTCGTAGCTGTCCCCGGGGCTGCCGAGCTTCTCAACAACCACCTGCTGCCCTTCGATCTTGAAGATTATGAAACGGTAGTTTCgctttgattttaattccaagaacTTCAGCTTACATTCGTCGTGCACCGCCGTCCCAGACGTAGCATTTGCCTACagagaaattatatatatgatcTTTCATGTCATACGtgacattttattttaattagacCAAACTTCCTAATTCCTCCCATGTTTCGACCCATTTTTTGCacacattaattaattaaagggGGGCCGGCCACCAAGAAAAAAATACATTAAATTGTTCTGTTTAATTACCATCAATCAAAAAACCAACATGGAACAAATTTTGCATAAACAATATATATGTCAAAACTAAAGATGGAACCTAAGAAACATACAACAATTAATAGATGTTAGGCATTCGAATCAAATCAAAGAGAAAAAGATCAGAGGGGCTAGCTACCATTTTGGCTTCCTAGAAAGGAGAAAGAGACCTGcaaaattattattgttattctaACTATGAGaacaaaagaagaagaaagggaaTGGAAAGAGTCACACGGATTCTTGAAATTTGAGGAAAATTGGAAATTGGTGTGGTGTATTGTAAAACAAGAGACAAATGCGGCGAATAAGAGAAAATAAAGGGTCAATATTTGTCTTGCCGCTTATTCATCTTTGGTTCATAATAATCTCCTTATTCTTCACCAATCTTTTATCGAATAATTGGATCCTCTACGGTGTTGTGCATAATACTATATCCAAGAGTCCATTTAATTATCCCGAAAAATCATGCTATAtacatcaaattatatattgtATAAGTGGAGCATAAATATAACATTCAAAAAAGATATCATAAGAGCATTTCATAATGCCCTTCAGAATTAACAAGGACAACTTTGTAAACTTGCATGTACTCTAAAATTAAGAATTTCACTATCTGCaatataacaaaaatattcTTACTCACAAAGTGATCATTCTAACCAATTATAAACAAAATCACCATAATTATAGTTAGTGTTTAGAAATGCTTTAAGGTTGCGTTTACTTAGTGAGATGAGATTACATGTGGATATAATCATACTAGgattattaaaatgattttgaagGACGTGGAATAATGATAAATAAACAATAACATGTTTACTTTGAGATTTTCATTTTGGGTTGAAATAATGATTGAGGGACGAATTACAGTTGTATCATCTACCTATgataaataatcttatgtttaaTTTTGTATTCATAT comes from Henckelia pumila isolate YLH828 chromosome 4, ASM3356847v2, whole genome shotgun sequence and encodes:
- the LOC140864562 gene encoding actin-depolymerizing factor 7 — its product is MANATSGTAVHDECKLKFLELKSKRNYRFIIFKIEGQQVVVEKLGSPGDSYDDFTALLPANECRYAVFDFDFITPENCQKSKIYFIAWSPETSKVRMKMVYASSKDRFKRELDGIQVELQATDPSEMSFDIIKARAY